TGGCTCTGTTCAGGAGGCACTGCAAGTTCTGGATCAGATGCAACCGGATGTATTAGTGAGTGATATTGCTATGCCCCAGGAAGACGGTTATACACTAATCCGTCAGGTTAGAGAGCGAGAGACAACCCAGGGAGGATGTCTTCCGGCTGTAGCGTTGACGGCTTATGTGAGGGAGGAAGATTGTCAGCAGGCGATCGCTTCGGGATTTCAAATGCACATGCCTAAACCCGTCGATACAACTGAGTTAGTGCAGACTGTTGCCAATCTGACGGGGCGAGTTTTGGCTCAAGAAGTATGAAAAACAGATTTTGAGGGGTTTTGGCCTTGTCCTTTACTTATCATCGTACAATTCGTTTCTCAGATACGGATGCGGCTGGCGTCGTTTACTTCGCCAAGGTGCTATCGATTTGCCATGAAGGCTACGAAGCCTCATTAGCCGCATCGGGTATTAATCTCCAATCTTTTTTTAACAATGAGACGGTGGCAATTCCGATCATTCATGCCAGCGTAGATTTCTCGCGTCCGATGTTTTGCGGCGACTCGATTATCATCCTGTTGACACCCCAACCGCTGAGTGAGGATAAGTTTGAAATTGCCTATCAAATTGTGGCAGCGTCGTCAGAGCAACCCTTGGCAAAGGCTATGACGCGCCATGTTTGCATCGCTCCAAGTACCCGAAAAAAAATTCCGCTCCCAGATGAAGTCACACAATGGTTGGATTCTTAAAGGAGCAATTCTCGCTCAGGCAGAGTGTAACCATGTCTAGTTGTGCGTGAGTCTAGCATCGAAACATCAGCCAGCTTAAAATTTTTCCCCTAGATTTTTTTTAAAGGAAATATTTATAAATAGCAGCTTTTTACAGGCGGAAAATAGAGCCGTGAGCCAATTCCACCTTTTCTGATGAATCCCGACAAACGAGTATTGCTGCCATGTCTCGTCATACTCATAAAAATCGAGCATCACGATAGCCGTTTCCTCATCATCCGCCTCAACCTCAAGCTCCCGTATCGTTTTCCCATCAAGGTTGCTGACAAATAGCCCCACCCAGGTAGTCATCGGTTCACTCAATTGTCCAAAAATTATCATAGCTCTACCCTCTACGAATTTTTAGGTGAATTTATGTCCAGTTTTGTTGTAACAAACAGAGGGGACAGTACTCAGATCTTAATGCTTTATTCCTGAAAATTGGGTATACCGCAAAACCAAGTCACGAAACTTTCAATAACTATAATTGATTAAAATCAAGGGGAAACCTTTCCCAAGGATTCCATCCCTACTAACGACTTCAACAGCATGTCGAACACTCCAGCCAGCCCCCATCAAGCCTTAATCGAGCAACTGGATTTGATGATGAGATCACACTACCCCTTGCTCTATATTGTTGCGGTTGAAGAGGAACCCGTAAAAGATGTTCTGCTGTTGGCAGCCGCTCAATCTCAACCGTCGCGTAAGGTATTGATGTGGGATATTGTGCGAGGTTGGGATGATAATAGTTCGGATAAAGGGTCGGTTATGGCGGCATTGGCACGGATTGCCAAGACATCGACCCAAGAAGCGACTATTTTTGTGCTCAAGGATTTGCACTTTATCTTAAAGAATCCCCAGAGCGATCGCAATGCACCCGTTATCCGGGAGTTGAAAAATCTTGCCAGGGAACTCAAACGCTCTCGCCAAACTATCATCCTCACCAGCCACACGTTAGAAGTGCCTTCGGAGTTAAGTGAAGAAGTCACGGTGATCGATTTTCCTCTACCAAACACCACAGAAATTGATTACCTCATTACCCAACTGGTGGTGCCAGAGGAAATTAAGGTGAGTGGGTTAGCACGGGAACAGCTAATTAAAGCCTGTCAAGGATTAAGTCGTACCCGCATTGGACGGGTGTTAGCGAAAGCCTTAGCCGCGAAACAACAGGTGAATGAGACGGATATTGATGCCGTATTGGAGGAGAAGAAGCAAGCGATTCGCCAAACCGGGATTCTAGAATTCTTTACTGCCTCTGAATCGCTGAAGAATGTGGGGGGATTAGACAACCTTAAGCAATGGGTGCGGATGCGGCAGGATGCCTTTACAGAAGAGGCACGACGCTATGGCATCCCCAATCCCAAGGGAATGTTGCTGGTGGGAATTCAAGGGACGGGGAAGTCTCTATCCGCGAAAACCATCGCCCATGAATGGCGTTTGCCGTTGTTGCGCTTGGATACGGGACGCTTGTTTGGCGGGATTGTGGGGGAGAGTGAGAGTCGCGTCCGGCAAATGATTCAATTGACGGAAGCTATAGCACCCTGCGTCCTATGGATTGATGAAATTGATAAGGCGTTTGGGAATATCACTGTTGGTGCGGATGGGGATTCGGGTACCTCTCGCCGCGTATTTGGCAGTTTAATTACCTGGATGCAAGAAAAAACAACACCTGTGTTTATTGTCGCCACGGCGAATAATGTGCGGATTTTACCGGCTGAATTATTGCGTAAGGGGCGATTTGATGAAATTTTCTTTTTGAATTTGCCCAATGTTCGAGAGCGACAAGAGATATTTAAGGTGCATTTACAACCCTTACGTCCTTCTCGGTTGCGGGAGTTTGACTTGGAGATGTTGGCGAAGCAAAGTGAGAATTTTAGCGGGGCTGAGATTGAACAGGTGATCATCGATGCCATGCACCGAGCGTTTGGGACTCTCATCAATGGACAGCGCAGGGACTTTACGACTGAAGATATTTTGCGGTCAATTGAGGAAACTGTACCCTTAGCTGCGATCGCTCGTGACCAAATTGAAGACTTAAAACACTGGGCCGCAGAAGCTGGCGCAAGAACGGCTTCTAATGATACGCAGTTGGTTGATGAATTGAAACATTACACTCAACAACGCGGAATTGGTTCTTTGGAAGTCGATTAAATGGATCAATTTTCTATTCTCTTTTTCTTATGTCACACTTCACTTGCATTCGGACACAAATTAAGCATCCAGATGCATTTGTTCAAGCCTTAGCCGATGTAGGATTCAACAATGTTGAAGTCCATGAAACAGCTCAGCACCTTTATGGCTATCAGGGGGATATACAACCCCAAATGGCTGAAGTGATTATCCGTCGGGAGTACATTGGTCACGCTAGTAATGATATCGGTTTCAAGCGACAGGAAGATGGACAGTTTGAAGCGATTATTTCTGAGTATGACTGTTACAAGTATTCCCAGGAATGGCTTAATCGTTTGACACAACGCTATGGCTATCATGCTTTAATGGCGACGGCACCGACTCAAGGTTTCAGTATTGAGGAGGAAGAAACCTTGGAAGATGGCACGATTCGAGTTGTGGTTGCACGGTGGGTGTAGTTCAGTGGCTCTGACCGGTTCATGAAAAGCTGAGAGGCGCGTCTTGTCTGCCACCTGTCAAAGCGGGCAGGACGCCTACTCCATCAGGCAATGTTTCTATGTGTATACATATTAGGTTAGTAATTACTCACGTTTAAGTAAATATAAGTTGACTTTTATTGCGCTCTTTAAAAAAAAATAAAATACAGGAGTCATGTCTTGTATTCTTCCGAAAAAGTACTACATTGAAGTTAGAAGCAAATCAAGCTTCTCTGGCAGATATTCCAGCTTGGTTGATGACAACTTCGCAAAGGAGGATAGCCAATACCTAATTCATCTAATATCTGTCTCATCAGATTCTATAACACTAGTAGCCACAGCAATATAACTGAATATATCCTCAAATAGTGGATAGGGAGTAAGGCTTCTAAACGATGTAGTTTAAAGCAACTCTGGGTAAGATTACTAAAGGGAGGAAGTCAGTTATAAAGTTCTCAGACAGATATTTCCGTTTAGTTGAGTACAATTTCGTCAAGGAGGATAGCCAATACCTAATTCATCTAATATCTGTCTCATTAGATTCTATAACAACAGCAGCACACAACAAGACAACTGATACATCCTCAAATAGAGAATAGGGAGAAATGCTTCTAAATGATGTAGTTTAAAGCAGCTCTATCTAAGATTACTCAAGAGAGGAAGTCAATCAGGAAATCGGACTTGGGTGCTGCTTGTTGTTTGAAGGATTTAGTATTTGATGCAATGAGGACAAAATATTCTGAGTCTCAAACTTAGTGAGTGTCAAAGAAGGGATCGGAGAAGGTAGTAAATTTGGTGAGGTCTAACTGCATCTCATTACTGCTGACAAAACCTAGGTTGGAGTAAACGGGTTTACCGGAGGGTGAAGCGTGTAAAATAGCTTTGGTACAGCCAAGTGCGTTGAGGTAAGCGATCGCCATTCGGGTAAGCTGCTTAGCAATTCCCTTCCCTCGATAAGGCGGCTCAACATAGACTCCCCAAATGTAGCCGTATTTACGGTGATGTTCTGCCAGTGCTTGTGGGTAGAGTCCAGCAAAAAGCTGACATCCAGCAGAACCAATGACAACACCGTCAACCTCAGCAACAAATGCTTGATAGTGTTGCTCTCGACGAGCACCATCAATAAACTCAAGAGTAATCTCACACCAGTTAGATTGGATACAGTCGGTAGGAACGTCGTTATCTCGCCATAGCTGATAAAAATGTTCGGCAATCAGTGAGTCGTCTTGGGATGTTGCTTGTCTAAAGCTGACAGTAGGTTCCGTTAACATTGGTTAACATTGAAGGTTGCGCGATCGCTCAATTTTTGAAAGCATTTCTCAAATGATGCATCAAGAAATCAGAGTGCAGGGAACTGTGCGAGGACTATGATTTCGTCATACAGTATATCGCCTTGTCAAAGCTTGGGGACTCAATGGAAAGGTTCGCAATGATGGGGAGAGAGTGTTGCATGAATGTTCACCATTTGACAAAGAGCGCTAAGCTTCATGTAGCTGAGAATTCCAGTCGCCTTGTAGAGTAGACTATCTATCCGTAGTCCAAAATCAATTCCCTCAAGTAAGCGTGCTGAGCAGAACCAACCCCGAACCATCCGGACGCCGTCACAAATTGCCCCATCAGCGCTGGCAAATCGCACCGCTACAGGCAGAACAAGCCGCCAAACTTGCCGAAGCCACAGGACTTTCACCCCTGTTGAGTCAGGTTCTGATTAACCGGGGATTCCAGACACCCCAAGAGGCACAGGTGTTTCTCAATCCAGAAACTCAGGCGATGCCTGCACCGATGGATGAATTTCCTGACTTAGCGATTAGTGTAGAGATGCTGCAAGAAGCGATCGCTAATCAAGAGAAAATTGCCATCTGTGGGGACTATGATGCGGATGGCATGACTAGCACCGCCTTGTTACTTCGGGCTTTGCGCTGGTTCGGTGCCGATGTAGACTATGCCATCCCCAGCCGTATGAAAGATGGTTATGGCATTAACACGCGAATTGTCGATGAATTAGCGGAGGCAGGCTTTAGGCTAATTTTAACCGTTGATAATGGGATTTCTGCCCATGCCGCGATCGCCAGAGCTGTAGAACAGGGCATAACCATTATTATTACCGACCACCACGACTTGCCCCCCGAACTCCCGGAAGCCGATGCCATTCTCAACCCGAAACAGCTAGATGAATCCTCCCCTTATCGGGGACTGGCGGGTGTCGGAGTCGCTTATATTTTAGCCGTTACTCTCGCCCAAGAATTGGGTCAAATTCAAGGCTTAACCAAGCAACTATTAGAACTATTTACGCTGGGAACCATTGCCGATTTAGCCCCCTTAACCGGAATTAATCGCCGCTGGATACGGCGAGGATTACGCCTTTTGCCTCAGTCAGAATTAACCGGGATTCAGTCACTCATTCAAATGTCTGGAGTGAGTGAAGACCAAAAAGCACTCAAACCCGAAGATATTGGCTTTAAGCTAGGCCCTAGAATTAATGCGATCGGTCGCTTAGCTGACCCTCAAATTGTAATTGAACTGCTAACCACCACTGATGCTGGGGTCGCTTTGGAACGGGCAATGCAGTGCGAACAAATTAACCAAAAACGTCAACAACTCTGTGAACAAATTGAGCAAGAGGCGATCGCTTTCATCGAGCAGAGTCAGCTTGATCTACAACAAGAACGTGTATTAGTCATCGTTCAACCCGATTGGCATCACGGCGTTATTGGTATCGTTGCCTCCCGTTTAGTGGAACGCTACGGTGTCCCCGTGTTCATCGGTACCTACGAAGACGAAGACAAGGAACATATTCGTGGTTCAGCACGCGGGATTCCCGAATTTCATGTCTTTGAAGCCTTAGAATTCTGCAAAGATTACTTAGGCAAGTTTGGCGGACATAAAGCGGCTGGTGGCTTCTCCTTACCTGCCGAACATTTAGAAGCGTTTCGTAAATCTCTCAGCCAGTTTGCTCATGGGTGTTTGCAACCTGAACACCTCAAACCACTTGTTAGTATTGACGCCCAAGCTGACTTTACTCACCTGACATCCCAACTCTATCAACAACTTGATGCATTTCATCCCTGCGGAATTGGCAATCCTGACCCCATTTTTTGGACGCCTAATGTTCAGGTTGTTG
This window of the Microcoleus sp. AS-A8 genome carries:
- a CDS encoding acyl-CoA thioesterase gives rise to the protein MSFTYHRTIRFSDTDAAGVVYFAKVLSICHEGYEASLAASGINLQSFFNNETVAIPIIHASVDFSRPMFCGDSIIILLTPQPLSEDKFEIAYQIVAASSEQPLAKAMTRHVCIAPSTRKKIPLPDEVTQWLDS
- a CDS encoding AAA family ATPase: MSNTPASPHQALIEQLDLMMRSHYPLLYIVAVEEEPVKDVLLLAAAQSQPSRKVLMWDIVRGWDDNSSDKGSVMAALARIAKTSTQEATIFVLKDLHFILKNPQSDRNAPVIRELKNLARELKRSRQTIILTSHTLEVPSELSEEVTVIDFPLPNTTEIDYLITQLVVPEEIKVSGLAREQLIKACQGLSRTRIGRVLAKALAAKQQVNETDIDAVLEEKKQAIRQTGILEFFTASESLKNVGGLDNLKQWVRMRQDAFTEEARRYGIPNPKGMLLVGIQGTGKSLSAKTIAHEWRLPLLRLDTGRLFGGIVGESESRVRQMIQLTEAIAPCVLWIDEIDKAFGNITVGADGDSGTSRRVFGSLITWMQEKTTPVFIVATANNVRILPAELLRKGRFDEIFFLNLPNVRERQEIFKVHLQPLRPSRLREFDLEMLAKQSENFSGAEIEQVIIDAMHRAFGTLINGQRRDFTTEDILRSIEETVPLAAIARDQIEDLKHWAAEAGARTASNDTQLVDELKHYTQQRGIGSLEVD
- a CDS encoding DUF1257 domain-containing protein; translated protein: MSHFTCIRTQIKHPDAFVQALADVGFNNVEVHETAQHLYGYQGDIQPQMAEVIIRREYIGHASNDIGFKRQEDGQFEAIISEYDCYKYSQEWLNRLTQRYGYHALMATAPTQGFSIEEEETLEDGTIRVVVARWV
- a CDS encoding GNAT family N-acetyltransferase — encoded protein: MLTEPTVSFRQATSQDDSLIAEHFYQLWRDNDVPTDCIQSNWCEITLEFIDGARREQHYQAFVAEVDGVVIGSAGCQLFAGLYPQALAEHHRKYGYIWGVYVEPPYRGKGIAKQLTRMAIAYLNALGCTKAILHASPSGKPVYSNLGFVSSNEMQLDLTKFTTFSDPFFDTH
- the recJ gene encoding single-stranded-DNA-specific exonuclease RecJ, whose translation is MLSRTNPEPSGRRHKLPHQRWQIAPLQAEQAAKLAEATGLSPLLSQVLINRGFQTPQEAQVFLNPETQAMPAPMDEFPDLAISVEMLQEAIANQEKIAICGDYDADGMTSTALLLRALRWFGADVDYAIPSRMKDGYGINTRIVDELAEAGFRLILTVDNGISAHAAIARAVEQGITIIITDHHDLPPELPEADAILNPKQLDESSPYRGLAGVGVAYILAVTLAQELGQIQGLTKQLLELFTLGTIADLAPLTGINRRWIRRGLRLLPQSELTGIQSLIQMSGVSEDQKALKPEDIGFKLGPRINAIGRLADPQIVIELLTTTDAGVALERAMQCEQINQKRQQLCEQIEQEAIAFIEQSQLDLQQERVLVIVQPDWHHGVIGIVASRLVERYGVPVFIGTYEDEDKEHIRGSARGIPEFHVFEALEFCKDYLGKFGGHKAAGGFSLPAEHLEAFRKSLSQFAHGCLQPEHLKPLVSIDAQADFTHLTSQLYQQLDAFHPCGIGNPDPIFWTPNVQVVEQKIIGKGHLKLTFSQDNQPIKMTALAWRWGEYFPLPSRVDIAYKLRENTWNGNTAIELELVGIRLSSAPPSLTKKAEFYHNERRYTCSLSDALNELRIRNSEGKVLAIQKGKRIGLLGLTREDAKEVDVTQPHYYQLIKAATRALEVT